The Fictibacillus phosphorivorans genomic sequence GTCTTTACGAACTTCGAAGTGTGCGTGGATCTTCGCATCTGTATCGTATGCGTTCTCACCAGCTTGTCCTAAAACGGCACCTTGCTTCACTTGGTCACCTTGCTTTACAGATACAGAAGCAAGAGATGAGTAGTGTGTGACAACACCTTTGTCGTGTTTTACTTCAACAACAAACCCTAGTGCAGGATCTTTAGAAACTTTTACAACGCTTCCGCTTAATGCTGCCGTTACGTCGAATGCTTTGTTATCAGCAGTCGCTAGATCAATACCGCGGTTTTGGTAGTAGATATTGTTATAGAATACAAGAGCTGCTTCTTGTTCTTGAGCTGGAGCTTCTGGGCTAAAGAAATCTTTTACCACTTCAATGGCTTCAGGGTCAGAAACGGGCATTTGAAAAACTTCTTTTGTAAGGGATACAGGCACTGCTGCTCCATTGTCCTCTAATGCGCTATCTGGAGTATTATTATTCTCCGTATTCTTCGCATCGTTTTGATACCATAGAACAGAAGTTAGAATGACTGCTGCAAAGCTTAAATATACTGCAGGATAAACCCAACGTTTTTTCATAGCACTCTTACCTTTCATCGGTACTGTTTTTTTGTTTTGTTTTTCTTCTTCTTTCATTTTTCATCACCTCAGCAACAAGTTTGAACAGAATTCTGAAAATATATACTTTGGCGCAAAACTTTTTTGAAAGTTTCTTTCGACAATTGAAAAAACCGCTCAATGCCTGATGACATCTAGCGGTTTCAATCAAAACATAAAGAGGGGGTCTGACCCGGGTCAGACCCCCTACAATTTAGACACAATTCACTGAGGCTGGTACGCGAGGCCCTTGTCAGCAATCGGTTTATAATCCGTAATCTTAATCCCTTTGTAATAGTGATTCACGATCTCTTTGTATGTCTTTCCTTCCTTTGCCATGCCGTTCGCGCCATATTGGCTCAACCCCACTCCATGACCATAGCCGCGTGTTGTGACGGTAACTTGCTTTCCTTTTTTCTTCATCTCGAAATCTGTCGAACGTAGCTCTAGCTTTTCTCTTACTTCTTTTCCGGTGAACTCTTTATTCCCGATTGCCCATTTTCCAATTCGATTACCGCTCGTTGTGGCTACAACTTTCCCGATCTGACCGTCCTTCGTTAATGAGACGCCGAGCTTCTGTTCTACGGTGCTGACAGGCAGCTGGATAGTCTCTGTGTATTTAGGAGAC encodes the following:
- a CDS encoding M23 family metallopeptidase, producing MKEEEKQNKKTVPMKGKSAMKKRWVYPAVYLSFAAVILTSVLWYQNDAKNTENNNTPDSALEDNGAAVPVSLTKEVFQMPVSDPEAIEVVKDFFSPEAPAQEQEAALVFYNNIYYQNRGIDLATADNKAFDVTAALSGSVVKVSKDPALGFVVEVKHDKGVVTHYSSLASVSVKQGDQVKQGAVLGQAGENAYDTDAKIHAHFEVRKDGEAVDPVMAWDQSVAQLATAVDDSRKEMKKAEEKKAAEEQKKAEEKKPAEEKKSAPKSEDKGSKDSKDTKDSKGTKDTKDTKDTDGKDGKDANREQESSSQSAEDTNAPAADDSGASE